A single Desulfovibrio gilichinskyi DNA region contains:
- a CDS encoding single-stranded DNA-binding protein: MAGSMNKVIIIGRIGQDPEIKYTPSGQAVANFSVATDEGYKDKDSGQKVEKTEWHNVVAWRGTAEFVSKYLGKGRLVMVEGKLQTEKWQDKNGQDRYTTKIQTSNVQALDKQDDAGQQEEYNGPAF, translated from the coding sequence ATGGCTGGAAGCATGAACAAGGTAATTATCATTGGTCGAATCGGGCAAGACCCTGAAATAAAATATACTCCTTCCGGTCAAGCTGTAGCCAATTTCTCTGTTGCTACTGACGAAGGATATAAAGACAAGGATAGCGGTCAGAAAGTCGAAAAAACTGAATGGCATAATGTAGTTGCATGGCGTGGTACTGCAGAATTTGTAAGTAAGTATCTTGGCAAGGGCCGCTTGGTAATGGTTGAAGGTAAGCTGCAAACTGAAAAATGGCAGGATAAGAACGGGCAGGATCGGTACACTACTAAAATTCAGACCAGTAATGTTCAGGCTCTTGATAAGCAGGATGATGCAGGACAGCAGGAAGAATATAACGGGCCAGCATTTTAA
- a CDS encoding Rad52/Rad22 family DNA repair protein → MMDLSKLKTPFAAADIEWRVQSVGKAGNGNPWAKVLAYVTNRAIMDRLDSVCGPENWRNEYHTAPDGGILCGISIKVGDEWVTKWDGAENTQVEAVKGGLSGAMKRAGVQWGIGRYLYGLSEDFAKISADGKNYQGANSKKGTPAFRWTPPDLPGWALPEGDKSNSNKSASESKQQSNPVDKIKKEFDAKEQGSEQLANAEQVKGVNIICTNLFKIKDRAEKLHRLNGWLKTMFPKHAVIESSKQLTEQAALTFIRAFGEN, encoded by the coding sequence ATGATGGATTTATCAAAACTAAAAACTCCATTTGCTGCGGCTGATATTGAGTGGAGAGTTCAAAGCGTTGGCAAGGCTGGCAATGGCAATCCTTGGGCTAAGGTTCTTGCTTACGTCACTAACCGGGCAATTATGGACAGGCTTGATTCTGTTTGTGGTCCTGAGAATTGGCGCAATGAATATCACACGGCTCCAGATGGGGGAATCCTTTGCGGCATATCTATCAAGGTCGGTGATGAATGGGTCACAAAATGGGACGGAGCAGAAAACACACAGGTTGAAGCTGTAAAGGGCGGCTTATCTGGGGCAATGAAAAGAGCAGGGGTTCAGTGGGGCATTGGTCGCTATTTGTACGGTTTAAGCGAGGATTTCGCCAAGATCAGTGCAGACGGCAAGAACTACCAAGGGGCCAACTCCAAAAAGGGAACCCCTGCTTTTAGATGGACTCCGCCAGATTTGCCGGGATGGGCTTTGCCGGAAGGCGATAAATCCAACTCTAACAAGTCCGCATCAGAATCTAAACAACAGTCAAACCCCGTTGATAAGATCAAGAAGGAGTTTGACGCAAAAGAGCAAGGCTCTGAACAGTTGGCTAATGCGGAACAGGTCAAAGGTGTAAACATCATTTGTACTAATCTCTTTAAAATTAAAGACCGTGCTGAAAAGCTCCACAGGTTGAACGGTTGGCTCAAAACAATGTTCCCGAAACATGCAGTCATTGAGTCGTCCAAGCAACTAACGGAACAAGCGGCATTAACCTTTATTAGAGCATTCGGAGAAAATTAA
- a CDS encoding ribonuclease H-like domain-containing protein — protein MIELFIDIETIPGAGKPKASEVKAPGQMKKAETIKAWLAENKESALDELWKKQSLISLKGRIICTGFAVGDNPVESLCWENEEDLLKTMWAKVQEQNKFQDEIRWVGFNIKPFDMNWLYHRAVKFGMKDLAAQISRKRYCDSIVDIREVWNGADYQAKGTADEIAEFLGVKRKTEGMDGSKVFGLWQQGKLSEIASYCGDDVESAREMYRKMEGTF, from the coding sequence ATGATTGAACTATTTATAGACATTGAAACTATTCCCGGAGCTGGAAAACCTAAAGCCTCGGAAGTAAAAGCACCCGGTCAGATGAAAAAGGCCGAAACCATCAAAGCGTGGCTTGCTGAAAACAAAGAATCTGCACTTGATGAGCTTTGGAAAAAGCAGAGCCTTATATCTCTGAAGGGCCGTATCATTTGCACCGGGTTCGCAGTTGGTGACAATCCTGTTGAATCTCTTTGTTGGGAAAATGAAGAAGATTTGCTCAAAACTATGTGGGCGAAGGTTCAGGAGCAAAACAAGTTTCAGGATGAAATCAGATGGGTCGGCTTTAACATCAAACCGTTTGATATGAACTGGCTTTATCATCGTGCCGTCAAGTTCGGTATGAAAGACTTAGCCGCTCAAATTTCCCGTAAACGTTATTGCGACAGCATAGTTGACATTCGGGAAGTATGGAACGGGGCAGACTATCAGGCAAAAGGTACTGCGGACGAAATAGCCGAGTTCTTGGGCGTTAAAAGGAAAACTGAGGGCATGGATGGCTCAAAAGTTTTCGGACTCTGGCAGCAAGGTAAACTCAGTGAAATTGCCAGTTATTGTGGTGATGATGTTGAGAGTGCGAGAGAAATGTATAGAAAAATGGAAGGTACTTTTTAA
- a CDS encoding AAA family ATPase, with protein MHIIQLDTANVKRLTAVSITPKDNSVIIGGDNAQGKSSVLDSIFMALGGKTAQGQNPVRNGEPKAVIKCDLGELVVTRTISPDGSSKVKVQNAEGAAFSSPQSILDALSSKLTFDPLAFANEKPGCQLETLKGLVGLDFTEIDQKRQEAYNNRTDINRDGKSLAAKLNTMSFYPEAPTETISVAELMGQLNEAEASNAEAERHNNEIDVRADEISRKIIEIEKAQQELDELQAIQANVTKIENIADTAAYRDKIAQADTLNAMVRANASYKETELQLEKLREESQRLSDVIKDADKSKADAMAAAKFPVKGLSFDATGILFNGVPFSSCSSAERLLVSLHMGIAMNPKLKVLLIRDGSLLDDKSLAMVVQAAKEADAQVWIERVSKGAECSVIIEDGAVLKQ; from the coding sequence ATGCACATAATTCAACTCGATACTGCAAACGTCAAACGTCTAACGGCTGTTTCAATCACTCCTAAAGATAATAGCGTTATCATTGGCGGTGACAATGCACAGGGCAAGTCTAGCGTTTTAGACAGCATCTTTATGGCTCTTGGTGGCAAGACCGCTCAAGGACAAAATCCGGTAAGGAATGGCGAACCGAAAGCGGTTATTAAATGTGATCTTGGTGAGCTGGTTGTAACTCGTACCATTTCACCTGACGGAAGTTCAAAGGTGAAAGTGCAGAATGCAGAAGGCGCAGCTTTCTCAAGTCCGCAATCTATACTGGATGCTCTTTCCTCTAAGCTTACTTTTGACCCTTTGGCGTTTGCAAATGAAAAACCCGGTTGCCAGCTTGAAACTTTGAAAGGTCTTGTCGGTCTGGACTTCACGGAAATAGATCAGAAACGGCAGGAGGCATACAACAACCGTACTGATATAAATCGTGATGGGAAAAGCCTTGCGGCAAAGTTAAATACTATGTCGTTTTATCCGGAAGCCCCAACTGAAACAATCTCTGTTGCTGAACTTATGGGCCAACTGAATGAAGCCGAAGCAAGCAACGCAGAAGCAGAGCGTCACAACAACGAAATAGATGTAAGAGCTGATGAAATCAGCCGTAAGATAATTGAGATTGAAAAAGCACAGCAAGAACTTGATGAGCTGCAAGCTATTCAGGCCAACGTCACTAAAATTGAAAATATTGCTGACACTGCAGCATATCGTGACAAGATCGCACAGGCTGACACTCTGAACGCAATGGTTCGGGCTAATGCTTCCTATAAAGAAACAGAATTACAGCTTGAAAAACTCCGCGAAGAAAGCCAGCGACTGTCTGACGTGATCAAGGATGCTGACAAGTCCAAGGCTGACGCAATGGCTGCAGCTAAGTTCCCGGTAAAAGGATTGTCATTTGATGCAACTGGAATCTTATTCAATGGGGTTCCATTCTCAAGTTGCTCTTCTGCAGAACGGTTGCTTGTATCTCTTCATATGGGGATTGCAATGAATCCCAAGCTTAAGGTGCTGCTTATTCGTGACGGTTCTTTGCTTGATGATAAGAGCCTTGCAATGGTTGTTCAGGCCGCTAAAGAAGCAGATGCACAGGTTTGGATTGAAAGAGTCAGTAAGGGCGCAGAGTGCAGCGTAATTATCGAAGATGGCGCAGTCTTAAAACAGTAA